From a region of the Oryza sativa Japonica Group chromosome 6, ASM3414082v1 genome:
- the LOC4342015 gene encoding putative disease resistance protein RGA1 yields the protein MESAAVNAARWVVGKALSPLSGGFVEAWAASTELGPNVGAIKMELLYAQGMLHNTRGRETSNPALQQLLLELRGLAYDADDVLDELDYFRIQDELDGTYEAADEHASGCLLGLVLNAHHTARNIKRRYLSASCSCGGDEEASRHANEEEAVAGSGCMRILACSAQSTIHLVGKHLPCFPFAPGLDNCDDSGALHISTMKTPKLKFDRVDLSTRMKHIVEQLKPVCAKVSTILNLELLESCIAISINAEFSRKPGQTLVHPSNVAMNRPVTTSGIIDPEFYGRKGDRSRIIEDITRGDYCDKDLTVIPIVGPGGIGKTTLTQHIYKEVHNHFDVKVWVCVSLNFNLYRLKEEISKWIPKLKDDEKYVDMDDSIEQRLKSKKLLLVLDDMWKCDNEDEWKKFLAPLRKAMTKGNIILVTTRFPVVAEMVKTFDRPIQLEGLEPEEFWELFQACVFGDDKSIDDHANLLETGEKIVKKLKGSPLAAKTVGRLLRNHLDLDDWMRVLESKEWESQTSENDIMPALKLSYDYLSFHLQQCFTYCALFPEDYKFDSEEMIHLWIGQGILHSQDENKTIEDIGLRYLNDLVNYGFFIKDVNEDGSPYYTMHDLLHELALKVSSYEYLSISNTKVMSMQIPPSIRHLSIVIDDMDVNDRATFENIKKDFGTLSKRLDVEKLHSLMIFGKNNGSFVIPFGNLLSKAKALRVILLSVASYAVENMLHNFSNLVHLRYLRINKGYFPELSLSNIISRFYHLRILDVRQCSGHFGLPRDMNHLVRMRHFLVPNDNLHSEIASVGKLKCLQELRRFEVQRQVEAFALRQLGQLEDLKGSLGIYNLENAQAPEEAELSNKSRLHKLILDCDIKRLTKDSLQEEHILESLKPHSNLRELHINGRGGTTCPSWLGVNLSIKGLQTLRLDGVDWNKFPPLGKLLLINEHGEESLVCTTERSFPNLKRLELVGIQRLAKWVGNDSCFVFSLLKVLIIRDCPELTELPFSHSTCPRSEQEMNLTQLRTLKELEIVNCPKLSSFPPIPWRGSPCRALIEGVGLDFQQLDYSKNKQYELCMLVKGKDEHLDGAFWRRLVFGNLTDLKELDLKKCPPLPLEYLLMLSCLRRLTISDSSNVMSHLESENTVSYQFPIEKLEIFECGCSGKELTLFLSHFPKLSMFISRRCNKIRGLGVLGKQMTTMLASSSSPCGNKLEDARFGLEQQQPRGEDEKVSAEAGLLLLPHQLQELNISEIPELILQIHSLVDGMEGGLRGIGGGLQGLHSLRAFSIWGCPTFLSSYYSTSLSCFPFPSSLQKMYLSDVRGMETLAPLSNLSSLTRLTIWKCMDLSGEGLSSLLDHGQLTDLRIQMTPKFFVRSDPSRLQQLQTDDIARVLAPPICSLISSSLTKLTIGFNHEVERITKEQSEALLLLSSLQDLEFYSCRKLQSLPTGLHRLVGLKILEIDWCPAICSLPKGGLPSSLQELDVCRCENEELKRQCRKLRGTIPIIKDREY from the coding sequence ATGGAGTCGGCGGCCGTGAACGCGGCGCGGTGGGTGGTTGGCAAGGCGCTGAGCCCGCTGTCGGGAGGGTTCGTGGAGGCGTGGGCGGCCAGCACGGAGCTCGGGCCAAACGTCGGCGCCATCAAGATGGAGCTGCTCTACGCGCAGGGGATGCTGCACAACACCCGTGGCAGAGAAACCAGCAACCCCGCGCTGCAGCAGCTGCTCCTGGAGCTCCGTGGCCTCGCCTATGATGCCGACGACGTGCTCGACGAGCTCGACTACTTCCGCATCCAGGACGAGCTCGATGGCACCTACGAGGCCGCCGATGAGCATGCCAGCGGCTGTCTCCTTGGCCTTGTGCTCAACGCTCACCACACTGCCAGAAACATCAAGAGAAGGTACCTCTCTGCCTCTTGCTCGTGCGGTGGTGACGAGGAAGCGAGTCGCCACGCCAACGAAGAGGAGGCTGTTGCTGGCAGCGGCTGCATGCGCATCCTCGCTTGCAGTGCTCAGAGCACCATCCATCTCGTTGGTAAACACCTTCCATGCTTCCCTTTTGCACCTGGTCTTGACAATTGTGATGACTCCGGTGCCTTGCACATATCTACCATGAAAACACCAAAGCTGAAGTTCGATAGGGTGGATCTGTCCACAAGAATGAAGCACATCGTCGAACAATTGAAGCCCGTATGTGCCAAAGTCTCTACAATCCTTAATCTAGAGCTGTTGGAATCATGCATTGCCATCAGTATCAATGCTGAATTTTCAAGGAAACCAGGGCAAACGCTAGTTCATCCAAGCAACGTTGCTATGAATCGTCCTGTAACTACTTCAGGGATTATAGACCCTGAATTTTATGGGAGGAAGGGTGATAGAAGTAGAATTATTGAGGACATTACTCGGGGTGATTACTGTGACAAGGATTTGACCGTCATTCCAATTGTTGGTCCAGGGGGAATAGGGAAGACAACTCTCACTCAGCACATATACAAGGAAGTACATAACCATTTTGATGTTAAGGTTTGGGTATGCGTCTCTCTCAATTTCAATCTGTATAGATTGAAAGAAGAGATCTCAAAGTGGATACCTAAACTCAAGGATGATGAGAAATATGTCGACATGGATGATTCAATTGAGCAAAGATTGAAATCTAAGAAGCTTCTTCTTGTCTTGGATGATATGTGGAAGTGTGATAATGAGGATGAGTGGAAAAAGTTCTTAGCTCCCCTCAGAAAAGCAATGACAAAGGGAAACATAATTCTAGTCACCACTCGATTTCCAGTGGTTGCAGAAATGGTGAAAACATTTGATCGACCAATACAATTGGAAGGGCTAGAACCTGAAGAGTTCTGGGAATTATTCCAAGCATGTGTTTTTGGTGATGACAAATCAATAGATGATCATGCTAACTTACTTGAGACAGGAGAAAAGATAGTGAAAAAACTTAAGGGCTCTCCTTTGGCAGCAAAAACGGTGGGTAGATTGCTGAGAAATCACCTTGATTTGGATGATTGGATGAGGGTCCTAGAAAGTAAGGAATGGGAATCACAAACTAGTGAAAATGATATTATGCCAGCTTTGAAGCTTAGCTATGACTATCTATCTTTCCATCTACAACAATGTTTCACATATTGTGCTTTGTTCCCTGAAGATTACAAGTTTGATAGTGAGGAGATGATTCACTTGTGGATAGGGCAAGGCATTTTACATTCCCAGgatgaaaacaaaacaattGAAGATATTGGGTTGAGATATTTGAATGATTTGGTTAATTATGGATTTTTCATAAAAGATGTGAATGAAGATGGGTCACCTTACTACACTATGCATGACCTACTACATGAGTTAGCATTGAAGGTTTCATCATATGAATATCTTTCTATAAGTAATACTAAAGTAATGTCTATGCAAATTCCGCCATCTATACGGCACTTATCTATTGTGATAGATGACATGGACGTAAACGACAGAGCAACTTTTGAAAATATTAAGAAGGATTTTGGCACACTAAGTAAGAGGCTTGATGTCGAAAAGCTACACTCTCTAATGATATTTGGAAAAAACAATGGAAGCTTTGTCATTCCTTTTGGTAATTTGTTAAGTAAAGCAAAAGCCCTCCGTGTCATCTTGTTGTCTGTAGCATCTTATGCTGTGGAGAATATGTTGCACAACTTTTCAAATCTTGTTCATCTTCGTTACTTAAGGATTAATAAGGGATATTTTCCTGAACTAAGTCTGTCCAACATTATTTCAAGATTTTATCACCTGAGGATCCTTGATGTGAGACAATGCAGTGGTCACTTTGGTTTACCAAGAGATATGAATCACCTTGTAAGGATGCGGCATTTTCTTGTCCCAAATGATAATCTTCACTCTGAAATTGCTAGTGTGGGAAAGCTAAAATGTTTACAAGAGTTAAGGAGATTTGAAGTTCAAAGACAAGTTGAGGCATTTGCACTAAGACAGCTGGGGCAGTTGGAAGACCTAAAAGGGTCATTGGGCATCTATAATCTTGAAAATGCGCAGGCACCAGAGGAAGCAGAACTTTCAAACAAAAGTCGCTTACACAAGTTGATATTAGATTGTGATATTAAACGTTTGACAAAGGATTCTTTACAAGAAGAGCATATCCTTGAAAGTCTTAAACCACATAGCAATCTTCGGGAGCTACACATTAATGGGCGTGGGGGCACTACTTGCCCTTCATGGTTGGGTGTTAACTTGTCCATCAAAGGCTTGCAAACTCTTCGTCTTGATGGTGTAGACTGGAACAAATTTCCTCCTCTAGGGAAGTTGTTGTTGATTAATGAGCATGGTGAAGAATCCCTGGTTTGTACAACAGAGAGGAGCTTTCCGAATTTAAAAAGGTTAGAGCTTGTTGGCATACAGAGACTAGCAAAATGGGTTGGAAATGATTCTTGCTTTGTGTTCTCTCTGCTAAAGGTGCTCATCATAAGAGATTGTCCAGAACTCACGGAGTTGCCATTTTCACATTCCACATGCCCTCGATCGGAGCAAGAGATGAACTTGACCCAACTCCGTACACTAAAGGAGCTTGAGATTGTTAATTGTCCAAAGCTGTCATCATTCCCTCCCATTCCTTGGAGAGGCTCTCCATGCCGTGCGCTGATTGAAGGAGTTGGATTGGATTTTCAGCAGTTGGATTACtcaaaaaataagcaatatgaATTATGCATGCTAGTCAAGGGAAAGGATGAACATCTAGATGGTGCATTCTGGAGGAGATTGGTTTTTGGTAATCTAACTGATCTGAAAGAGTTGGATTTGAAGAAATGCCCTCCTTTGCCGCTGGAATACCTCCTAATGCTATCATGTTTGAGGAGACTCACTATATCTGACTCAAGCAATGTCATGTCACATCTTGAATCTGAGAACACTGTCAGCTACCAGTTTCCAATCGAGAAATTGGAGATCTTTGAGTGTGGTTGTAGCGGGAAGGAATTGACGTTGTTTCTATCTCATTTCCCCAAACTCTCCATGTTTATTTCAAGGAGATGTAATAAGATAAGAGGGCTTGGTGTGCTGGGGAAGCAGATGACAACAATGTTGGCATCGTCATCATCACCTTGTGGTAATAAGTTGGAGGATGCTCGTTTCGGACTGGAGCAGCAACAACCAAGAGGAGAGGATGAGAAAGTGTCAGCTGAAGCAGGACTATTGCTCTTGCCTCACCAACTTCAGGAGTTGAACATCAGCGAAATCCCAGAGCTGATCCTGCAGATCCATTCTCTTGTAGATGGCATGGAAGGAGGCTTAAGAGGCATAGGAGGAGGATTACAAGGCCTGCACTCCCTACGAGCATTCTCTATTTGGGGTTGCCCCACTTTCCTCTCCTCCTACTACTCGACCTCCTTGTCTTGTTTCCCGTTTCCATCCTCCCTTCAAAAGATGTATCTGAGTGATGTGAGAGGCATGGAGACTCTTGCTCCCCTCTCAAACCTCAGCTCTCTCACCAGATTAACCATATGGAAATGTATGGACTTAAGTGGTGAGGGCTTGTCTTCTCTGCTCGACCATGGCCAACTCACAGACCTTCGCATCCAAATGACCCCCAAATTCTTCGTCAGGTCTGACCCCTCGCGGCTGCAGCAGCTTCAAACGGATGACATTGCAAGGGTCCTTGCACCACCAATCTGCAGCCTCATTTCTTCATCACTCACCAAGCTAACCATTGGTTTTAATCATGAGGTGGAGCGCATCACCAAGGAGCAGAGTGAGGCCCTtctgctcctctcctccctccaggACCTCGAGTTTTACTCCTGCCGGAAGCTGCAGTCCCTCCCCACTGGGTTACACAGACTCGTCGGCCTCAAGATATTAGAGATCGACTGGTGTCCAGCCATCTGTTCACTGCCCAAGGGTGGCCTTCCGAGTTCATTGCAAGAACTAGATGTCTGTCGTTGTGAGAACGAGGAGCTCAAAAGGCAGTGCCGCAAGCTAAGAGGAACAATTCCGATCATCAAAGATAGAGAGTACTAA